One Microcaecilia unicolor chromosome 8, aMicUni1.1, whole genome shotgun sequence DNA window includes the following coding sequences:
- the NEURL2 gene encoding neuralized-like protein 2, translated as MSALYCPHTQFHRSHGTNIRIDSSRTQATRVESFANGLCFSHEPLQPGQIFLVEIEEKELGWCGHLRVGLTAHNPSSFEVVPEYSLPDLVNMGDSWVFAITRNHNRVIPEGEAPDAGLVQSQGCLSDPYLQIEQIKIPRDKLVGRSRPCVYSHILDDLYKTNLLPPTARRSRIGVLYTPQSDGTGDMHIIINGEDMGPSARGIPIHRPLYAVIDVFASTKSVHVIQVDYGFSSLQTLCRMAIQKHVIHRLAIDWLDLPQMLKTFCKYE; from the exons ATGTCTGCACTCTACTGTCCACACACACAGTTCCATCGGAGCCATGGCACTAATATCAGAATCGACTCTTCCAGGACTCAGGCTACCAGAGTGGAGAGTTTTGCCAATGGCCTGTGTTTCAGCCATGAGCCCCTGCAGCCTGGACAGATCTTTCTGGTGGAAATTGAGGAGAAAGAACTAGGTTGGTGTGGACACCTAAGAGTCGGACTGACAGCTCACAACCCGAGCAGCTTTGAGGTAGTACCTGAATACTCTCTCCCAGATCTAGTTAATATGGGGGACAGCTGGGTTTTTGCCATAACCAGGAATCACAATCGGGTCATCCCAGAAGGTGAAGCCCCTGATGCTGGCCTGGTCCAAAGCCAAGGCTGTCTATCTGACCCTTATCTGCAGATTGAACAAATCAAAATTCCTAGAGACAAACTAGTGGGCCGGAGCAGACCCTGCGTATACAGCCACATTCTTGATGACCTCTATAAGACCAATTTATTGCCTCCAACAGCACGGAGGAGCAGAATTGGAGTACTGTACACACCACAGTCAGATGGAACTGGGGACATGCACATCATTATCAATGGAGAGGACATGGGACCAAGTGCCCGGGGGATTCCAATCCACAGGCCACTCTATGCAGTAATAGATGTCTTTGCCTCAACCAAGAGTGTTCATGTTATCCAAGTGGATTATGGCT TCTCTTCCTTACAAACTTTATGTCGAATGGCTATTCAAAAGCATGTTATCCATCGACTGGCTATTGACTGGCTGGACCTGCCACAGATGCTGAAAACCTTCTGCAAGTACGAATGA